A genomic window from Cucumis melo cultivar AY chromosome 8, USDA_Cmelo_AY_1.0, whole genome shotgun sequence includes:
- the LOC103484731 gene encoding uncharacterized protein LOC103484731 isoform X1: MEILSVLCNVKLWIQLCNVKLEFFRLLPPFGSFKKSENGFIPSILEQPCWAKNYSFLGTCCQLGIRGCFLNCLDHVGGLKQGLADMNKPPEMISGNMTAAMCVYSGLFMRFAWMVQPRNYLLLACHASNETVQLYQFSRWAKAQGYLSEKKDEAASQ; this comes from the exons ATGGAGATATTATCTGTTCTCTGTAATGTGAAATTATGGATTCAGCTTTGTAATGTGAAACTGG AGTTCTTTAGGTTGTTGCCTCCTTTTGGGTCTTTCAag AAATCAGAGAATGGTTTCATTCCGAGCATTCTTGAACAGCCCTGTTGGGCCAAAAACTACTCATTTTTGGGGACCTGTTGCCAACTGGGGATTCGTGGCTGCT TTCTCAATTGTCTTGATCATGTTGGTGGACTCAAACAGGGGTTAGCAGACATGAACAAGCCACCAGAAATGATTTCTGGCAACATGACAGCAG CAATGTGCGTCTATTCAGGACTGTTCATGAGATTTGCATGGATGGTACAACCCCGCAATTACCTACTTCTTGCTTGTCATGCCTCAAACGAGACTGTACAGTTGTATCAATTCTCACGTTGGGCAAAGGCTCAAGG GTACTTGtcagagaagaaagacgaagcTGCATCTCAGTAG
- the LOC103484731 gene encoding mitochondrial pyruvate carrier 1 isoform X2 — translation MEILSVLCNVKLWIQLCNVKLGCCLLLGLSRNQRMVSFRAFLNSPVGPKTTHFWGPVANWGFVAAGLADMNKPPEMISGNMTAAMCVYSGLFMRFAWMVQPRNYLLLACHASNETVQLYQFSRWAKAQGYLSEKKDEAASQ, via the exons ATGGAGATATTATCTGTTCTCTGTAATGTGAAATTATGGATTCAGCTTTGTAATGTGAAACTGG GTTGTTGCCTCCTTTTGGGTCTTTCAag AAATCAGAGAATGGTTTCATTCCGAGCATTCTTGAACAGCCCTGTTGGGCCAAAAACTACTCATTTTTGGGGACCTGTTGCCAACTGGGGATTCGTGGCTGCT GGGTTAGCAGACATGAACAAGCCACCAGAAATGATTTCTGGCAACATGACAGCAG CAATGTGCGTCTATTCAGGACTGTTCATGAGATTTGCATGGATGGTACAACCCCGCAATTACCTACTTCTTGCTTGTCATGCCTCAAACGAGACTGTACAGTTGTATCAATTCTCACGTTGGGCAAAGGCTCAAGG GTACTTGtcagagaagaaagacgaagcTGCATCTCAGTAG
- the LOC103484731 gene encoding mitochondrial pyruvate carrier 1 isoform X3, which produces MVSFRAFLNSPVGPKTTHFWGPVANWGFVAAGLADMNKPPEMISGNMTAAMCVYSGLFMRFAWMVQPRNYLLLACHASNETVQLYQFSRWAKAQGYLSEKKDEAASQ; this is translated from the exons ATGGTTTCATTCCGAGCATTCTTGAACAGCCCTGTTGGGCCAAAAACTACTCATTTTTGGGGACCTGTTGCCAACTGGGGATTCGTGGCTGCT GGGTTAGCAGACATGAACAAGCCACCAGAAATGATTTCTGGCAACATGACAGCAG CAATGTGCGTCTATTCAGGACTGTTCATGAGATTTGCATGGATGGTACAACCCCGCAATTACCTACTTCTTGCTTGTCATGCCTCAAACGAGACTGTACAGTTGTATCAATTCTCACGTTGGGCAAAGGCTCAAGG GTACTTGtcagagaagaaagacgaagcTGCATCTCAGTAG
- the LOC103484732 gene encoding uncharacterized protein LOC103484732, giving the protein MTLLEIIKQASACSDSLDFQSDYPILLNPDEIFTNLKSKVDEPDPISLVNPVIGWQVSENDCKVIDLGKKFHENLKQKLKNRSFSKPEFLNLLNAFLEKMKERVGIVVSVSPSDNCYTKVLIEKLGFLMSKDVGDLVFDTCIAFEDWELVETFVVNKLVKHASYSTLILKLVAKKRSDLLCLCIKQASDFGPADLHCILKYFLCPSKEAYASMSNVRKEWEDQALLAIEKASDKNLKGKKSNLAKEAAIQLMLAHDGFSTQELCLHYLLASPNLDEVILASALSKLNREEMIHLIQYLGKWLKKYERFPQAVSCPKASIVLGLKACDWVPKLDDVVRYLGLLLDENFSSLVLHPDFHEELKIMGELVSSLAMESKLCCFLANAAENLRTEV; this is encoded by the coding sequence ATGACTTTACTTGAAATCATCAAGCAAGCCTCCGCTTGCTCCGATTCGCTTGATTTCCAGTCTGACTACCCCATTCTCCTCAATCCAGACGAAATTTTTACCAATTTGAAATCCAAAGTTGATGAACCAGATCCTATTTCTCTTGTCAATCCCGTCATTGGATGGCAAGTTTCGGAAAACGATTGCAAGGTGATTGACCTGGGGAAAAAATTCCACGAAAATCTCAAGCAGAAGCTAAAAAACCGAAGCTTCTCAAAGCCTGAGTTTTTAAACCTTTTGAATGCTTTTCTTGAAAAAATGAAGGAAAGGGTCGGAATTGTAGTTAGTGTTAGTCCATCAGACAATTGTTACACTAAGGTTTTGATTGAGAAACTTGGGTTCCTGATGAGCAAAGACGTTGGAGACTTGGTTTTCGATACGTGTATTGCTTTTGAGGACTGGGAATTGGTGGAGACTTTTGTTGTTAATAAGCTTGTTAAACATGCATCTTATTCAACTTTGATTTTGAAACTTGTGGCGAAGAAGAGGTCAGATCTACTTTGTCTCTGTATCAAGCAAGCATCAGATTTTGGTCCTGCCGATTTACACTGCATTCTGAAGTACTTTCTTTGCCCCTCCAAAGAGGCTTATGCCAGTATGTCTAATGTGAGGAAGGAATGGGAAGACCAAGCATTGCTAGCCATTGAGAAGGCTAGcgataaaaatttaaaaggcAAGAAGTCTAATCTGGCAAAGGAGGCTGCAATTCAGCTCATGCTAGCACATGATGGATTCTCAACCCAGGAACTGTGTTTGCATTATCTATTGGCATCTCCCAATCTTGATGAAGTAATTCTTGCGTCTGCACTCAGTAAGTTGAATCGCGAAGAGATGATTCATTTGATTCAGTACCTGGGGAAATGGTTAAAAAAATATGAGAGATTCCCTCAGGCAGTTTCTTGTCCAAAAGCATCGATTGTGTTGGGTTTGAAGGCTTGTGATTGGGTTCCCAAACTTGATGATGTTGTCAGATATCTTGGACTACTGTTGGACGAGAACTTTTCCTCGTTGGTGTTGCATCCAGATTTTCACGAGGAGCTGAAAATCATGGGGGAATTGGTTAGTTCTCTAGCCATGGAATCAAAACTCTGTTGTTTTCTCGCCAATGCAGCCGAGAATTTGAGAACAGAAGTGTAG